One Capsicum annuum cultivar UCD-10X-F1 chromosome 2, UCD10Xv1.1, whole genome shotgun sequence genomic window carries:
- the LOC107860598 gene encoding protein CREG1 → MNITRAALILLSLLFLLGFFQESVDGRPLLQSLSRPKPDDAALFARWLVSQSSWGVLNTIASDMGGAPFGNVVSFSDGSPDKGRGIPYFYLTTLDPTARNALKDQRSSFTISEYAIGTCGKTDPENPSCAKITLVGKLKVVNGDPKETSFAQTALFTKHPEMEGWPKGHNFQIFKLEIEEIFMINWFGGPKSLTVDQYLKVKMDSYTAIA, encoded by the exons ATGAATATCACCAGGGCAGCTttgattttactttctttgttgttcttgttgggTTTTTTCCAAGAATCAGTGGATGGGCGTCCTCTTTTACAGTCACTGTCCAGACCCAAACCGGATGATGCTGCCTTATTTGCTCGATGGCTTGTTTCTCAGAGTTCTTGGGGTGTCCTCAA TACTATAGCAAGTGATATGGGAGGAGCACCGTTCGG GAATGTCGTCTCATTTAGTGATGGGTCACCAGACAAAGGCCGTGGCATACCGTACTTCTACTTAACAACGCTTGATCCCACTGCTAGAAATGCATTAAAAGACCAGCGATCATCATTTACAATCAGTGAGTATGCCATTGGAACTTGTGGCAAGACAGATCCTGAGAACCCATCTTGTGCCAAAATTACCCTCGTAGGAAAG TTGAAAGTGGTAAATGGAGATCCAAAGGAAACTAGCTTTGCTCAAACTGCTTTATTCACAAAACACCCTGAGATGGAAG GTTGGCCCAAGGGTCACAATTTCCAGATCTTCAAATTAGAGATTGAAGAGATATTTATGATCAATTGGTTTGGTGGTCCCAAATCTCTCACCGTGGATCAGTATTTGAAGGTTAAAAT GGATAGTTACACGGCCATTGCATGA